The following nucleotide sequence is from Bacillota bacterium.
ACACATCTTCGATTAAATCAATTTGATATGTTTGTTTTACTCGTTTTAAAGTTTTTGTGTTAATCACGGTTTTTAACCTCCCTTAAAACAAAAAACTAATCTTGTATAATCACATTTCCTTGTCGTAATATTTTTCGGTTTATAATGTCATAAACCGTTGAAGAAATTCCATTTAAATTTCCTCCATCAATAATATAGTCCACTTTATCTTTAAATCTTAACACATCTTCAAATTTTAAGATAGCGGGTTCACTGGATAAATTTAAACTAGTAACGACCATCGGTCCAAAATGATTTAATATGATTAAAGCATCTTGATGATTTGGAATTCTAATACCTACCGTATTTTGAAAAGCAGTAGCGATGTCTGAGACGTTACTGGATTTCTTTAGAACAAGTGTTAAAGCACCAGGCCAATATTTTTTTGCATAAGGAATAACGTCTTCCACATTTTGAACTAGAGGGTATAAATCAAATAAATTTCCAGCTAAAATTGCCATTGGTTTTGTTTCTTCTCTTTTTTTCAATTCAAAGATTCGTTTCATCGAAGCTTCATCCTTTAACAAACAGCCAACTCCATAAACTGTATCAGTAGGAAAAACAATGATTTTTCCAGTTAAGTCTTGTTTTAATAATCCTTCTGGTTTGATAATCATTTAAATCCCTTCTTTCACAATTGATAAAATTTCTAAAGGATGTTTTACAATGAAAGTCGCTTGTGCATTTTTTAATTCTTCTTCATCACGAAATCCCCATAAGCAACCAACCGAAGAAAGCCCTGCTCTTTTTGCAGTTAATATATCGGTTGAAGTATCACCTACATATAAAATTTCTGACTTTGGAAGGTGTAAAAGACGAATCATTTCCTCTAAAAGTTTTGCATCTGGTTTTGGTAAATAGTGGTCTTTCTTTCCATAAATGTATGTAAAAGGCACTTCTTTAAAAAAGGCTGAAATAACCGAAATGGTATCTTTATCTGGTTTGTTTGATAAAACATTAATTAACACTTTCTCTTGTAGTAAAGCGTCAAGTAATTCTGGAATTCCTTGATATGGAGTTGTTTTGTTTCGTTGCTTTTTTGCATATTCTTGCATATATAATTCTTTCACTTTTGTTTTTATTTCTAAAGATTGATTTGAATGAGTTAATACTCTTTCAACCAAAGCATCAACTCCATCTCCCACAAATAAAAAATAATCCTTTTTGGTAAAGGGAGCTATTCCATATAAAGATAAAACATGATTCATACTATCGCCTAAATCGTCGATGGTATCAAGCAAGGTTCCATCTAAATCAAAAATAACTGCTTTGTATTTGTTCATGATTTCTTCTCCTTATAAATCCAATCGTAGTTGTTCTTGAATCATTCTTTTGATAGGAGCATAACTTAATCTATGAATTTCTGATACTCCCAGTAGTTTTAAAGCATTCATGTGAATTAATGTTGGATACCCTTTATGTTTTTCAAAACCATATCCCGGATATTTAAGAGCCATTTCTTCCATAAATTCATCTCTTGTGACTTTTGCTAAAATACTTGCGGCAGCAATGGAAGCACTCAAAGTATCTCCTTTAATAAGGGGTAAACTTGGAATGGTAATTTCTGTTAAAGGCATGGCATCGCTTAATATGTAGTCAGGTGTTATGTTACATTTTTCAATTGCTAAAAGCATTGCTTTTTTAGATGCTTGGTAGATGTTAATTTTATCAATTTCCTTTTCATTTACAAAAGCAATTCCATAAGCTTTTGCTTTTTCCTTTATTTCTTTTGCTAAATAGTCTCTTTTTTTCTTCGATAGTTGTTTGGAGTCGTTTAATCCATCTATAAAAACATTGGGATCTAAGATAACAGCCCCTGCTACAACTGGTCCGGCTAAAGGACCTCTTCCCGCTTCATCTACTCCACAAATATTTAAAAATCCTTGGTGTAGCAATTCTTTTTCATATTCATACATTGTCTTTCACTTTTTCTAATGATAAATTACCAAAAGCTTGATTTCTAAAATCAAATAAGATTAAATTAAAAACTCGATCAAAATCGATTTCATTTCCTGGAAGCAAACAGCCTCTCATTAATCCAATTGCTTTTAACAATTCGACTGGATGTTCTATATCAATTTGATCTAAATTATAACGATCTTTTAATGCTTGTGGATAATTATTGGCTAAAAATTCAAGTCCAAAAATAGCCACTTCATCCATAGGTAAAATGTTATCTTTAATCGATCCAATCAAAGCTAAATGAAGAGCAACTTCTTTTGACTCAAATTTCGGCCATAGAATTCCTGGATTATCAAGCAATTCTAAATCTTTGCCCGCACGGATATATAACTGCATTTTGGTAATACCAGGCTTGTCTCCTGTTTTTGCCTTATTCTTCCCTGCCAAACGATTGATAAACTGAGACTTCCCAACGTTTGGAATTCCTAAAATCATCGCTCGAAATGGACGACTTTTCATTCCTCTTTTGATTTCTTTCTCACGCAAATTAATGAGTATTTCTTCTGATTTTTTTAAGACGTCGTTTAAAGGATTACCTGTTAACGAATTGGTCGCTAATGCGACAATTCCTAATTTTTTATAGTATTCAATCCATTTTTTCACTTCTGCCGCATCTGCTAAATCGGCCTTATTTAAAAGAACAAGCCGTGGCTTGTCTTTGATCATTTCTTCTATCATCGGATTTTTAGAAGAAATAGGAATTCTTGCGTCGAGTAACTCAAAAACGATATCAACGAGTTTTAATTTTTCTTCTACTTGTCTTCTTGCTTTGGCCATATGGCCTGGAAACCATTGAATTTGTTTCAAATCGTTCACCTCTTTAGGTAATAACTGGACACGCTCCTGAAGCAACTCTAAACACAACTATTCCAATCATGTCTTCAAAAGAAACTAGTCCAAATATTCTCGAATCAGTTGAATTAGTACGATTATCACCTAGAACATAATAATAGCCTTCTTCAATTGTAATGGTGGAAGTAAAATAAGTCGGGTGGGGTAAATCCATATATGTTTCAATTTGAACTCCATTAATAAAAACGCCCTCTTCACTTACCAGTAATGTATCGCCTGGCAGTCCTACAAGCCTTTTGATTAATTTTAAACTGGTATCAGGTTCAAATAATATTACAATATCATCCTTGCTATACTCAGCATCATAGTGGTTGATGATTACATAATCTCCACAATTAAATGTGGGTTGCATAGAAGGTCCAATGACTGTCGCAAAACCAAAGAAAAAACCATTTACAATAATAACAAACACTAAAAATGCTGGTACAACGCCTAATAAATCAAAAGCATTATAATGCTTTTTAAAGGAGTTAAGTGTTAAAAGTTGTTTTTCGATGGGATTTTTTTTTCTTTGAAAGTAAAGATACACAAAAAAGCACATATAAATCAGAGTTCCTGTCATAAAAACATAACTTACAATTCCAAAGAATTGATTTATTGTGTCGGTGTCATCTCCTGATGAACTAAAATTAAAGATAAAAAGTGGCTTAGATTGTAAAATAATGGATAAAATAACAATCACAAAAGCGAAAATAATAAAGCTGATGATTTTTCGAAACGATTTTGTCATCAATTTTTTATTTTCAAGATTTTGCGCTTCGGTATCGATATTTATTTCTACTATTTCTTCGAATTCATCCATTTATATTATGCTCTTCCTACATTCTGTAAAATTTCTTCTAATCGTTCATAACCAATTAAAACTTCTCTTGGCTTAGTACCTGCATTAACCGATACAATTCCATGAAGTTCAAGGGAGCCAACAATTTGAGTAGCCCTGTTAAATCCGATTCCAAATTGTTGCGTTATTTTATTTAAGGAACATCTATCTTCTGACACTACGTATCTTGCGATTTCGCCAAATAATTCATCTAATTCTTGAGACTCTTCCGTACTTTTTGAATGTTCAGTTAATGTTTCGTGAGTAAACATGTATTGAGGATATGCTTGATTTTTAATAAACTCGGTTAATTCTTCAATTTCTTCTGGTGATAAATAAGCTCCTTGAAGGCGTCGAATTAAGCCGTTCTCAGATAAAAGCATATCTCCCTTTCCAAGTAACTTTTCAGCACCTGTCGTGTCTAAAACAACAGAAGAATCGGTTGATGATGGCACTTTAAAAGCAAATCGTGTTGGAATATTAGCTTTAATGGAACCTTTTAAGATATCCGCAGATGGTCTTTGAGTCGCAAGCAATAAGTGAATACCAACTGCTCTTGATTTTTGAGTTAATTTTAAGATGTTATCTTCAATTTCATTTCCACCCGAAATTAATAAATCGGATGCTTCTTCGACGATTACCACAATTCTTGGCATTTTTTCGAATTCGGGATCATCAAATCTTCTTTTATAGTAATCTTTCACATTGACACTTTTAAATTTCTTTAAAACGTCATATCTTCTTTCCATTTCTGTGACCATCCACTTTAACGCTTCAACTGCCATTTTGGATTCATCAATGATAGGAGTCACTAAATGAGGAATGTCTGAGAATTGTTGAAGG
It contains:
- a CDS encoding threonylcarbamoyl-AMP synthase gives rise to the protein MIIKPEGLLKQDLTGKIIVFPTDTVYGVGCLLKDEASMKRIFELKKREETKPMAILAGNLFDLYPLVQNVEDVIPYAKKYWPGALTLVLKKSSNVSDIATAFQNTVGIRIPNHQDALIILNHFGPMVVTSLNLSSEPAILKFEDVLRFKDKVDYIIDGGNLNGISSTVYDIINRKILRQGNVIIQD
- a CDS encoding HAD family hydrolase, which produces MNKYKAVIFDLDGTLLDTIDDLGDSMNHVLSLYGIAPFTKKDYFLFVGDGVDALVERVLTHSNQSLEIKTKVKELYMQEYAKKQRNKTTPYQGIPELLDALLQEKVLINVLSNKPDKDTISVISAFFKEVPFTYIYGKKDHYLPKPDAKLLEEMIRLLHLPKSEILYVGDTSTDILTAKRAGLSSVGCLWGFRDEEELKNAQATFIVKHPLEILSIVKEGI
- a CDS encoding ribonuclease HII, which translates into the protein MYEYEKELLHQGFLNICGVDEAGRGPLAGPVVAGAVILDPNVFIDGLNDSKQLSKKKRDYLAKEIKEKAKAYGIAFVNEKEIDKINIYQASKKAMLLAIEKCNITPDYILSDAMPLTEITIPSLPLIKGDTLSASIAAASILAKVTRDEFMEEMALKYPGYGFEKHKGYPTLIHMNALKLLGVSEIHRLSYAPIKRMIQEQLRLDL
- the ylqF gene encoding ribosome biogenesis GTPase YlqF, which codes for MAKARRQVEEKLKLVDIVFELLDARIPISSKNPMIEEMIKDKPRLVLLNKADLADAAEVKKWIEYYKKLGIVALATNSLTGNPLNDVLKKSEEILINLREKEIKRGMKSRPFRAMILGIPNVGKSQFINRLAGKNKAKTGDKPGITKMQLYIRAGKDLELLDNPGILWPKFESKEVALHLALIGSIKDNILPMDEVAIFGLEFLANNYPQALKDRYNLDQIDIEHPVELLKAIGLMRGCLLPGNEIDFDRVFNLILFDFRNQAFGNLSLEKVKDNV
- the lepB gene encoding signal peptidase I, with product MDEFEEIVEINIDTEAQNLENKKLMTKSFRKIISFIIFAFVIVILSIILQSKPLFIFNFSSSGDDTDTINQFFGIVSYVFMTGTLIYMCFFVYLYFQRKKNPIEKQLLTLNSFKKHYNAFDLLGVVPAFLVFVIIVNGFFFGFATVIGPSMQPTFNCGDYVIINHYDAEYSKDDIVILFEPDTSLKLIKRLVGLPGDTLLVSEEGVFINGVQIETYMDLPHPTYFTSTITIEEGYYYVLGDNRTNSTDSRIFGLVSFEDMIGIVVFRVASGACPVIT